Sequence from the Paenibacillus tundrae genome:
AAACGAGTCGGCATACAGGCTAAAGCATGGGCCGAACAGCATCGCTCACTGGAAGAAATGGGAATGCGCACGTTACAGGTTTACCAGGAAGCCATTCAGAGAGGAGGGCATTCCGTATGACGATCCTTGTACCCAGTGATTTGTATAATCGCTGGTTTTCCACCCCAGTTTCCACACCGCATATTGAGGTAGAATACGATGTCATGAATACGTTGATGCAAAAGCTGCCAAAGGGATATATCTTGCCTGATCCAGAATCCATGGAAATATTAAATGTAAATGATCCTACGTAAATCCAATGCAAGTCCAATAAAACGATGCAAACAACATGATATTGTTGAGCGCTTACCCTCTTGCTGAAGAGGGTATTTCTACGTTTCTATGTTTTGAATTTTGTGTTTCCTTTGTCAACCGCGATTCCACCCATTTATTGCCCAGGGAATTCCGATACGTCAAAAAAAGAGTATTCCATCTTGCCGCAGCTCTACACGCGACACAGTGAAATACTCCTATTTGCATTAACATATCTATGCTGTTCTCGCACCTCTCAGAGTTAACGTACACATGAGTCCTATCATCTTAGACGTTCCTTACCTTATCACCAAATGCCACAATTCCTACCTACGCATTGTCTAATTCATATGGCTAAACCCACAGCCTAACTTATTGCCAATATCCGCCCACCTGCAGCAGATTAAGCAATGTGGGACGATGTTTCGCCTGAACTCGCTCCATCTCCGCCTTCAGTTCATCGAAATGACGCTTCGTGCCCATCTTTTCATGCACTCGATAAGACACTAACGGATCATTGAAATAAAATAGCTCATAGACCGGGAACAACCTCAACCACATCTCATAATCATGCGTGTAACGGAAATCGGTATCGAACATGCCGAATTTTCGAAAAGCATCCATCTCCAGCATCACGGTACAGCCGTTAATCGGACAACCCTCCAGAAGTACCTGCAGTACCTCCAAGCGGCTCCCTACTTCAGGACGGATGGTATCCATCCATTCATTATCGGCATTCACATAGTGATAAGCTCCATGACAGAACAATGCCTTTACCTTCAACATAAATCCCAACTGTTTCTCTACCCGATCCAGTAACATCACATCATCCGAGCTAAGCCATACAAAATAATCACCGGTTGCTCTTTTGATCCCTTCATTCAGAGCTGTCGCCGTGCCGCCATTTTCTTTGCGAATGTAAGTAATCCGATCCATAAACGGCTGCACCCGCTCGACATACTGCGTAGAACCATCATCTACAACGATGACTTCAATATGAGGATATGTCTGATGAACGGCACTGTAGATGGCCTGATCAATGTATTCACAGTTGTAAAAAGGAATGACGATCGATACCTTAGGCTCCATCCGGCTCCCCTCCTCTTGTATGCAAATCTAAAATATAACTCCTCGTTCCCTAGTATATGAAATGCTTTTCGATGCGTATGGGACATCTGTAGGGATAAGATCGCACAAGTTTCTTCTAACCCATCATTTAAAGAACATACTTAGAGAAAAATAGACAATCTCACCTTAAGATTATTACGACGTTCACGTGGTGAGGCTCACTATCCTTAGTTCAAGTTAACTAGGCTACAACTACCTAACTTCAGCACGTTACAAAGTCAACTCAAGAAAAAAGGGATTACCAGGCTCAAATGAACAGCCTCATAACCCCCTTGCATTCTTCAAGCTTCTATCCCCCTATGCTCGCGATTCGCTGCAACAGCGGATCACGATATCTCGACCATACCATAGAGGCTTCTTGCCCAATCACTGTAGCGTGTCTCATGGATCCCATAGCCTCATGCCAGCGATAGGCAGTATGCGGCTCGTTCAAATACGGGAAATGATATCCGTTCAGCAGAATCCGCAACCAGAGATCCAGATCGTGAGTGTACGGCAGATATTCATCGAACAGACCTACGGCTCCGAACAGGTCTTTACGAATCATTACTGTACAGCCATTTACCGGATTACCGTTCACGAACCTGCGCAACCAATCCACAGGAGCCATCGGCTCTGCTCCGCCAAGCAACTTGGTCACAGCAGCATGCTCATTAATATAGTGAAAATTAGTATGAGAAACCAACGCTTGCTGCTCTAGCATAAACTGAACCTGTTGCCGGATTTTGTCTGGATAAAACAGATCATCTGAACTGAGCCAAGCAACATACTCCCCGGATGCATGGCGTATACCGTGATTCAGTGCAGACGCTGTTCCTCCATTACTTTTGCCAAGCACATTAATATAAGGAAGATAAGGATGTAGTAGATGGGAGTACTGCGTCGAACCATCGTCGACTACAATGATCTCGGTCTCAGTGTATGTCTGATTCAAGGCACTTTGAATCGCTTGAGGCACATAAGGACAGTTGTAGAACGGAATAACAATAGACACCTTCGGGTTCAATCCGTTCCCCTCCCTTGCTGGATACGAACATCACTTAGAATATCCTGAAGGGATTGTGCAAACGGAATGAGCGGCTGCCAGCCCAGTTTGCGCAGCAACGACAATTGTTCCTCTTCCCCAGCTCCGTCTGGGCCTGAGGTTGCTCCATCCCAGCGCACAGGTACATTTGCACTTGTCATCGACAACAATGTATCCGCGATCTCACCCAGACTGCGCTCCGTACCAGAGACAACAGGATAGACTGTACCCGTCGTTCCGTGAACTAACAATGTAGCATAGGCTCGCACCGCATCACGTACATCCAGAAAATCACGGGTATTCTCCCGACCTGAGAGACGGAAGGCTTCTGTCTTGCCCTCCTGCTCACAGGCGACAATATGACGCGCAAGCAGCGAGCAAATTCCTGTGGAGGGGCCAGCACCAATCAGGTTGCCCGGTTCAGCCACCATGATCTGCTGACCAAATAGAGACATCCACGACAGGGTCACCATCTCCTCCAGAGCTTTGCTAAGACTGTATGGGTGCGGCGGCTGCGGGATTTTGCCGGGTTCTGGAGTGTACTTTAGCCGCGAACCAACAATGACCGTTCTAGCAGCAGGACAACTGCGCAGTGCATCCAGCAGATACAGCACAGCCATCACATTGGTCTCCAGCACAAGCAACGGATCAGACCATGAATCCGGTACGGAATTTTTACCTGCGAGATGCAGCACATAGTCAGGCTGCACCTCGTCGATTAATTGACGCACTTGCGTTTTGTCATTCAGGTCACAGACATGGACATACGTGTCCTCAGGAAATGCATAGACATTCTCACGTCTGACCACGGCCCCGACCACTGCACCGGCTGACTGAAAAAATTCAACGGCATGTCGCCCTGTAAAACCTGAGGCGCCTGTAATGAGCACCTTCTTGCCTGTTAGCTCTGCTCCATCCATAATGCCAGCTCCTTCAGCATCGTAGAATAATCCGGAAGGTCTGTCTTCACATCCACGCGTGTTGATACAAGCGTCCGATCCTGCACCATGCGATCATCAGGAACAATGACGACATCCTGTTTGTTCCATATCTGCTGAAATAACACGAGCAGATCGTGCTTGCTTAGTGGATGCGGATGGGCAAGATGGATCAATCCACTGACAGGAGAGGCTAGATAATGATCCACCCATTTGGCCAGCTCAAGAGTGGTGACCCCGTTCCATAACACACGGGTATATCCACCAACCTCCCCTGTGCTGGACATGAACCAGTTCATTAATCCAATGCCGCCCTTCCGGATTTCGGGACCAATAATAGACGTACGGATGGTCAGGTGTCCTGGGTCCTGAATTTCACCCAATGCCTTCGTGACTGCATAAGCAGAAGTGCCATCCGTAACATCCGACTCGGTATAACCTCCACGGTCTCCACTGAACACACAGTCTGTGCTGATATGAATGAGCCGTGCTCCAATGGTATCTGCGACCCGGCGCAGACGATGTGGAAGAAAACCATTAATATGATAAGCATTGATTTTGTCTACATCCGCGAAACTGTTCAATACACCCACAGCGTTCACGATCACATCAGGGTGCACAGCTTCCACCAAACGATCCACCATGAAACTATCGTTCACATCCAGTAACAGTCCATTCGGATCCGAAGCATCCCGGGTTGTGTAAAACACACTGTGCACACCTTGACGGCGGAAATAGTCGACCATTACATGGCCGGCCATTCCGTTCCCCCCAAGTATCAGCAACTTCATGACAAGAATCCTCCGCGCTTGAGAATTTCACGAATCTCCTCTTTCGTCATTAATTGATGTTCGGAACTAAAACTACTGAAGGAGACTGGAGGGCAATTCGTGTAATGCTCTTTGAGTCCTGGAATACCGAGCGTAGGCAAAATAACCAAATACTGCTCGTCGTAGACAACTGTAGTCATACTTTCGAATTCGCTCATCAGAATTTCATGGATTTTCTCACCTGGACGGGTGCCACGTTCTACAATGCCAACATTCTCAACACCTGAATCTTCAATCAGCACTTCAGCGAGATCCACAATTTTGCAAGTAGGCATCGTCATGACAAATATTTCGCCACCAACACTTTCCACCGAAGCCTTGAACAATAAAGTGATCGCATCCTTCAGAGTCAGGAAGAAACGTGTCATGTTCATATCGGTAATCGATACTTGACCCTTTTGACGGATCTGGTTCTTGAACAGATGAACAACGCTCCCATTGGTGCCAAGCACGTTACCTCCCCGTACTGTGACAAAACGTGTATTACTGTGCAACAGATTAGCGTAGACGATTAACTTCTCACCGATCGCCTTCGTCATTCCATAGAAGTTCGACGGATTAGCTGCCTTGTCGGTTGAAATATATATGACTTTTTCCACCTTGTTCTCAATGGCCGCTTCAATCACATTTTGGGTGCCGATCACATTGGTTTTCAGCGCTTCATACGGCTGATCTTCACATACCGGAACATGCTTAAGTGCAGCTAAGTGAAATACATAGTCCACCTGCTGGCATGCCGCAGTTAGTGCTTCTTTGTCCCGAATATCACCGATGCGGAAATGCAGACGAGGATCTTCAAAATCACGGCTCATCGCCACTTGGCTTGATTCATTACGTGAGTACACAATAATTTCTTTGGGTTGCTGAGGCAGCAGTTGAGCCACAAGTTCATAACCCCATGATCCAGTGCCGCCAGTCACGAGTATACGCTTATTTTCAAACATGCATTTTCCCTCCAAGCAGAAATTTGACCACTTTACTGGATACATCCGTAGCCTTGTAACCTTGCGGGCACTCCCAATCATTGGATAGCTCCGTCATCACCTTCACACAGTCTGCAATGCGAGCAGCATCCAGCCCAGACACCACATTGCTACCACAGTCCACCGTCTCTGGACGTTCTGTCGTCCGTCGCATCGTTACCGTCGGAACCCCCATAATGCAGCACTCCTCTTGCACAGTACCGCTATCCGTAAGGGCGAGTCGGGCATGACGTTCCAACATCACGAAGTCGAAGAATCCGAACGGCTCATGAAATTCCACTAATGGATTCATCTCCAATTGCAGATGCTCTGCAATCCGGATGGCAGTTCGTGGATGGATGCTACAGATCACCTGGAGGCCATACGCTTCAGCAACATGATTCAAGCCCTTCATAATTTCCATTAAATGTGGCGGATGATCTACATTCTCAGCTCGGTGTGCTGTAACAAGAAAATATTGTCCAGACTTCAGCTTTAATTTCCGCAAAATTTTACTGGCATCTACCTGTGCTTTATAATGTTGCATCACTTCATAGATCGGATTGCCTGTCAGCACGATTCGCCGACTGGGCACACCTTCACTGACCAGATGTTTTTTGCTCTGTTCGGTGTAAGGCATATTTATTGTGGATATCGCATCAATGACGCGGCGATTCTTTTCCTCTGGTACATCCAGATCGAAGCAGCGGTTGCCGGCCTCCATATGAATGACGGGAATCCCCATACGTTCTGCTAATACAGCACAGAGCGCACTATTGGTATCACCAAGCAGCAGCACTTTATCTGGCTTCTCTTGCAGTAATAAATCTTCCATCTGAGTAAACATGGAGGATAACTGGCGACCTAGGGAGGCCGCCTCATCCTGAAGCACATAGTCTGGAGCACGCAGACCCATCTCTTTGAAAAAGAGACCACTCAGACTTTCTGTAAAGTTCTGTCCTGTGTGCACTAGAATGTGCTTCGATGCGTACTGATCCAGCTTGGAGATGATTAGGCTGAGCCGAATAATCTCAGGTCTCGTGCCCAGCACAGTCATGATCTTCATCGTAATCCCTGCCTTCATCGTGTATTCGACATGCTACGGCGAACCCGGCTCCCCCTTGCCTTGGTAAGCCCACGTTTGCGAACAGCCGATGATTTTTTGTGCGAGCTATGCTTCTTCTTCTGACCCGGCTTCGTTTTGCGTTTACCCGATCCTTTGCTGCGTTTGGAGGCATCCCGCACCCTAGAATGCTCTAGAGTCTGTCGTAAACTGCGGCCTGTTCGATGCCGGGTTGTTTTTCTTTTTCTCGTTCGTAGAACTTCATGCTCTGCAGTTCTCTGTATAGGTTCATGAGATCCAACTGTCAGTGGAGGCAGTGACGAGAGCGGCAAGGTATGGATCACAGAGAGTGGGAATAAACATGCTCGAACCGCATCCGGTCTCATCATTAGCACAGTGCGCAGCGCTCCTTCTCCCCATGCGTATACCGGCCCGTTCGGAGGCTGAATGTAGGGGAACCATGCAGGAAAACGTATAAGCCACTGTGTCACCATCGTATGCATCTCAGTCCTATAGGTTGCGATGCCATACAATCGTTCCGCTTCTGTCCGGTTGCGCCAAGCCACATCGGAAGCAAGCTCTGAATCATTCAGCAGTTTCGTTGCCATGCTGGTAAGTGCTGTACTATCTCCAGGAGGAGCCAGAAATTCTCCACTTCCTACCGTCTCAAGCAATTCGGCAAGACCACCTTGGGCAAATGCGATAACCGGTTTGGCAAAATACATCCCCTCCAGGGCGGTCATGCCAAAGCCCTCTTTGACCATGCTCGGAATAACTACGATATCCATAGCTGTATAGGCCAGCGATACATTTTCCTCAAATGTGGTAAAGGTGAATCTTCGATAATAGCCTGACTTTTTGACCCGGGTCACGCATTCGTCATAGTACTTTTTGTCTGATGGCGTACCGATGATCCAAAATCGGGCACGAGGATGGGTTTCACACAATTGCAACGCCATCTCAACAAAAGGTTTCAGTCCCTTGGCATCGTAAATAAACGAAGAAATGTAACCAATGCAGCTCTGGAAAGGCTTTATCCCCAGTTCCTTCCGCTTCCGCTCTCGCAAATGCAGCCAACGATCAGGATCAGGTAAACCCGGATCCCATGTTGGTGGTAAGATGGTCAGCTTGTCGCCCATTCCCGCTTGTTTAAACGGAGCTCCGGCTGTTTCAGATATACCAATGATCCAATCCGAATACCGACCAATCATCTGCACAGCCTCGTTGATGTGTTCAGTGGACTGTATGATTTCAGTGATTTTCCAGATGACCGGAATTTGCAGTGATTTAGCAGCCACCGCAGGCAGGACATTCACACACGTATTGGTCAGCACCAGGTCAGGCGCGGACTCCCTTAATAGGGAGAGCGCCTCCTGGTAAGCAGGGCTTTGACGAAGCTGCTCTGCATCGTTTGCGATACCGTGATAAGGGATATAGACACCGTGCAGCATTGGAAGAAAACAAACCTTGACCGGTATATCGAATCTCCGTGCAAGCCCTGCAAGCTTCCCTTCCTGAGGAACAACCAGCACACAGTCGAAGATCGCACCCATTTCCCTTATAAAATGCAGTAACAGCTTCTCCGCCCCTGTAATACTGCGGGTATTACACACATGGGAAAACAACATTAGTTTAGGTTTAGTTGCCATAGCCGCACGGAGCGCCGTATGCGAGCATACGGGTTCTGTGCACACCTCCTTCCGGCTATAAAGTTAAGGAAAGATAATGGTCAGCATTTCATTGATTCTTTTGCCGTAGGTGTGATCCTTGAGTGTACGTTCCAAGCCTCGAAGAGCAATTTCACGCCGCTCTTTCTCATGGGCGAGATAATATTCAACTTTTTCGAGCAACTCCTGAGGAGAAGAATACGTCTCGATCTCTACACCTGGTTTGTAGAAGCGGGCAAGATCGTCACGTGCATCCGTAAGTTGTAGGGTTGCCGATGCCGAAATTTCGAATGTTCTTGGATTCGGAGAAGCAGGTGGAATTTTGAGATGGTTATTGTTCACTGAATCATCCTCGTGGGAACGGTGCAGGTTAATCACGATTTTGGTGCCGTTGTATACATCATTGGTTTCCTGCGGAGTCATCCAGCGGCCAAGTTCGATTTTCTCGCCATAGGACGTATAGTCAGGCAGACGATCCCACCAAATTCCGTTAAATACGGTTTGGTGTGTCATCAGCTGTGCCATGATTGGATTGAAGAAGTAGACCCTGTTCCAGTATGCCGAACCGATAAAGCTAACTTCGCGATGTAGTGGAGAAGGTGTTGTAATCGGGAAGTAATGATTCGTGAACGCGGCAAAGGGCAGATAATGCACAGAAGCACAGCCGCTTTGTCGATAGAGGTCAACGCAATTGAGTTCCAGTGTGAAGATATGGTCAAAATGTTTTACAGTCTCAAGCGTCATATCCGTGTAGTAAGGATCATCAGTAAGCCAGATCGCTGTCGGTATTCCGGCTTGGCGAATGGCATCAATATGCTCCATTGGAATATCCATGCCATCCAGCACAAGTACCAGGTCAGGGCGCGATTGCAGGGCAATCTCGGACACAGGCTGACGCGGATCGGTTAATGTGACTTGAGACACCATGCTCTGGAGTGTAGCCATGATGGCTTCATCGAGAGGTGAATATGGGAAACCTTTGCCTGAAGATACGTACAGGACGTGGATGGGGCGAAACGGCAGTGGCTCCTGTGCGCAATTAACGATATAGTTGGCACGACCACGCAGGTATCCTTCTTCTTTCCCCGCATCGTATCCGGCATGCTGTCCATTCTTGCGAGCCTGATCTGCCAAACTAAGCACAGGCGCATGGAAATGCTTGTTCTTTCTGTGTTTGATAGACATACCGCCACTCCTTCTCATATCAAATTACTTAACCGTAATCGTTCTCCTCATATGCGTTCCAAACGTTGCAAAGCAGGCTTTTTGAAAAAACCACTTAAGAAGTTACATTTACAGATGTCCAAGCAATTGCACCATGCGATGGGTAAAAGTATGCTGGTTCAACGTTGTGAGCAGCCCGCGCCAGGCGATCGCTTCACGTTCCTGATGATGCTGGAGGTAATAACTAATTTTGTGCTGAAGCTCGGCTGCTGTGGTAAAAGTTTCGATGTCATAACCTGGCCGGTAATACCGTGAAAGGTCACTGCGCGCATCCGTAATCTGCATCGTGCCACAAGCATTGATCTCGTAAGTGCGCGGATTGATCGATCGACCTTCTAGCTGATGCGTATTTCGATTATCCTCGCCGTTCTGGCACGTTCGATGGACATTGATAACAATCTTGGCACCGTTGTAATAGTCCACTGTTGCTCCGGGATCAAGCCATCCTTCACGGATGAAACGACTCATAATATCCAAACGAGTCAGCCGATTCCATTGACTACCTGCAATAAATACCTTCTTATCAGCCAGAAATGGAGCGAGTTCATCGAACAAGGCAATTCGATTCCAGAACCCTGTACCGATAAAACAAATGTCATATTGATGCTGTGGTTCGGTACGTCGTGGCTGGAACAGGCCCGGATTCACCGCAAGTGGTAAATAGATGACGCTTCGTGCTCCATGAGCTTGATAAAAGGGAATCGCAGCTTCCTCATGGGTAAACACAACATCATAATGTTGGCAGATGTGAACCGTATCCTCGGTAAAGTACGGGTCATCCACGAACCAGATGGCTGTTCGAATGCCGAGTGCACGTATGCCATCTACTTGCTCCAAGTGATCTGCCGGAAATACATGCAATCCGTTCATGACCAACACAACATCAGGTCGATGGTCGCTCGCTTCCTGCAGCATCGTTGTCGACGTTCCGACAACACACTCCCGAACAGACTGCTGCAGCGCTTCGATGATACCTCCATCAATGGCATCGAATCCCTGTGGGATATAAAGCACCTTCATATCACGCTTCGCTGGCTCAACCGGTTGAACGCGCTCCAACATGGCCTGACAACCGCCGAATCGGCGGCCTTCTGCATATCCGCCGCGGTATGCTACCTCCGCTTCGCTGAGCGCGCGGTGTCGTTTCTTCGCCACATTCTTCACCCTGTCTTCCTTCAGGAGATGCCTCTTCAGCTTCTCCCCGAGATTGGTGTTCCCTCTAAAGGATATGCCCCGGGGTCAGATGCATCATGGACGGGTGTCCTGTAAGGCGCAAAATTGGCGCTTGCCCTCCACATCCGCCTGTACGGGCATGTCCGCTTATGCGGCCAAGCAAATAGCCCGGGAAGAATGCTCCTCCCGGGCTAACGTCTTTTATAATTACTCGGTTATTGTGCCTTGTAAGCTAACTGATGTCCGTCCTCGAATCCCTTGGCGAAACCCGCGTTGAATCCCTCGTTGTACGCCTCGGTGTATCCTTGGCTGTACGCGTTGTCCGGGTTTGGATCGGTAGGGGTAGCCGGGACGAATGGTTGTGCTGCTTGTTTTACACTCCGATGCCGGCGTACCACACGTTTCTTTTTTTTGAGCCACGCACTACGTCCTTTGAGGGGGCGTTTGTGTACTGTACGTTTCCCTTTGAGGGCGCGAAGCTTACGAATTCTGCGCAGACGAGCTCCACGAGCCAAGAGTGCACGTTTCGTTCTCAATCGTGCTTTTTTCTTCTTTAACATATCAGCATTCCTCCTGTAGATCCCGAACGATGCGGATTGCATAGTCTGGGTGTTTGAGCCAGGGCAGTCCCGGCTCGCCATACCGAATACGAGCTAATCGAATTCCCGTCGCCATACGAGACATTTCTTCTTGGTAGCGACTTAGTAGACGGATGTTCTCGGCAAGATTTCGGGCAGATACCTCTGAATGAGCAGATACGCTGGCGACGCTGTCCAGAATACGAGCCAGCGCCTGCTGACTATGTGCAATAGATTCAATAAGGGCCAGTTTCGCCTCCTGCTCACGTCGCAACAGACTCATTTTCCGAGATCCCCCAGATCCATACCGCCAAACATGCCACCATCCATACCGCCGCTGTCTCCACCCTCATCCTGTATCATGACAGCTTTTAAATTGTTACAGAGTCCCGTTTCCATCCGAGTTAGCCCTTCCAACATCTCAACCAATTGCTCATGCATCTTCAGTGGCTCTGCGACTTGATCGCCATGGGTCACAAAGGTTTCCCCGTTCAGATGATTGAGTGTCCAATTTCGCACTTTCTCTGCTTCAATGGCCTTCGCTTCCAAAATCAGCGCAATGTTCCATTGCATTTTGGCTGCAGCATCCAGCATGAGAATAAGGCTTTGCTCTCTACTCATGTTCGTTCACCCGCCTTCCGGGCTTATTCTTCTTCTTGGCCTGCGATCTCCCGCATGACCTGACTTAGCGTTTCCGCTACAGCTTCCTCTAGATCAGCAAGACCTCCCAAGTAAGAGATAATGCTTTTGTTGATCTGTCCTGAACTGTCCAGCATGCCTTCGACACCATCAAGCTCTGGTTCCATATCGGGCAAATGATTAATAATTTCAGACATGCGCACAGCAACCTGACGTTTAGCATCTAATACGCGCGCAAGCTGCTGATGAGAATGTGCAATATGTGTGAGTATTTCATCGACTTTGCTCTGCATGCTCCTCCTCCTTGCCGTCACGGCCTGCTTCAACCCATACAAAAACCCGGCCTATCAGCATTTGCCTGCTACAGCATATGCCGGGCCGGGAGTGTCAGTTACTCCAGCTTGCGCCTATATCATCAAATGACGTAACTCCAATCCGAGGAATATCGGCTGAGGAATTGTCTCGTTCGTTCTTGCTTAGGTCGTACAAAAATATCCTCTGGCGTTCCTTCTTCGACAATAACGCCTCCATCCATGAAGATGACACGGTTCGCAACTTCGCGAGCAAATCCCATTTCATGGGTGACGACGACCATCGTAATCCCCTGTTGGGCGATAGAACGTATAACAGAGAGGACTTCACCTACTAATTCAGGGTCAAGTGCCGAGGTCGGTTCATCAAATAGAATAACCTCTGGATTCAATGCCAGTGCACGAGCAATGCCAACGCGTTGCTGCTGTCCACCGGACAACATGCTTGGATATTCATTCACCTTAGTAGCAAGTCCAACTTGTTCTAATACACGCAGCGCCCGTGCCTTGGCATCAGCTTTGGGAACTTTTTGAGCTACAATTAGCCCTTCCGTCACATTATCGAGCACTGTTTTGTGTTTGAACAAATTATAATGCTGGAAAACCATTGCCGTCTTGCGCCGAAGCTGTACAATATCATGTTTGCGTGCATGCTCACAATCGACGGTCAATCCACTGATCTGAACCTTGCCTTCATCCGCTCGCTCAAGAAAATTGACGCAGCGCAGCAGTGTCGTTTTGCCTGATCCACTAGGGCCAAGAATCGCTACAACGTCCCCCTGCTCCACCGTCAGATCAATGCCCTTTAATACTTCCTGCTTCCCAAACGTCTTGTGTATGTTCGTTAGTGAAATCATGATACGCCTCCTTTGCTGTACACGGCAACCCGACGTTCAAGCAGAGCAGTGATTCGCTCAGCAATGATGGTTAGCCCCCAATAGATCAATGCTGCGGCAATGAAGGCCTCCAGAAATTTCAAGCTGACCGATGCAACAACATCCGCTTTGCCGAGAATATCCATCTGAGAGACGGTAAATGCAAGTGTAGAACCATGTAGGAACCCAACAAACATGCTACATAGATTCGGCAACACTGCTCCAATCGCTTGAGGGATAATGATGCGCCTCAGCGCCTGAAAGGTATTCATGCCTACGGCATGGGCAGCTTCCATCTGTCCTGGATCTACGGCCAAAATGCCAGAACGAATAATTTCAGACATGTATGCCCCAGCCGTCAGCGAGAAGGCAATCAGTACAAATACAAGAATCGGAATAGATGACGATTGAAAAGCCCATTGATAACGTTCAGCCAATTTATCGATGATCATCGGAATTCCATAATAGATAAGGAACAAATGCATCAGCATTGGTGTTCCACGTAAGAATGAGACGTAAAACGCAGCAATGCGATGAATCCAAGGTACCCGATATATGCGAATCAGAGCCGTTGCCAGACCAATTCCGAAGCCTGCAATCAACGGAACGATTGTAATGACAAGCGTAAGTGGCAATGCCTTTAGAATTTGGAAAAAGGACGTGTAAATAAACTGAAGATCAATGGACATATGCTCACCCCGCTATTCGTTTCAGTCGTTCCGCTCGAACCACCGGTTTGTGTACGACACGCTTGCGTTCATGGCGCTGTAATCTGCGCTCAGCCTGAGCGAAACCTTTTTCAAGTACGATGACAATAACGTAATATACGATGGATAAACTGATGTACACCTCAAGGGCATGGGAGGTGGCTGAGATTAACGTCTGCCCCCTGCCGACCATATCCATAACACCAATGGAGAAAGCGAGAGACGTATCCTTCAACGAACCAATCAACGTATTGGCCATGTTCGGAAAAGCCACAATGAGTGCCTGAGGTACAACGATACGGCGAAAAGACTGGAAGGAGGTCATGCCCGCTGCGTATGCAGCTTCGGTCTGCCCTTTGTCGACACTCTTCACAGCACCCCGGAAGATCTCGGCGAAAGATGCTGCATCATTCAAGGCATAGGTGACAATAACAAACAATAGGGGATCGGTTCTGGATAGGTCGATACCGATCGGTTTGAGCAACTCAGGAAGA
This genomic interval carries:
- a CDS encoding glycosyltransferase, which gives rise to MEPKVSIVIPFYNCEYIDQAIYSAVHQTYPHIEVIVVDDGSTQYVERVQPFMDRITYIRKENGGTATALNEGIKRATGDYFVWLSSDDVMLLDRVEKQLGFMLKVKALFCHGAYHYVNADNEWMDTIRPEVGSRLEVLQVLLEGCPINGCTVMLEMDAFRKFGMFDTDFRYTHDYEMWLRLFPVYELFYFNDPLVSYRVHEKMGTKRHFDELKAEMERVQAKHRPTLLNLLQVGGYWQ
- a CDS encoding glycosyltransferase family 2 protein, which gives rise to MNPKVSIVIPFYNCPYVPQAIQSALNQTYTETEIIVVDDGSTQYSHLLHPYLPYINVLGKSNGGTASALNHGIRHASGEYVAWLSSDDLFYPDKIRQQVQFMLEQQALVSHTNFHYINEHAAVTKLLGGAEPMAPVDWLRRFVNGNPVNGCTVMIRKDLFGAVGLFDEYLPYTHDLDLWLRILLNGYHFPYLNEPHTAYRWHEAMGSMRHATVIGQEASMVWSRYRDPLLQRIASIGG
- a CDS encoding NAD-dependent epimerase/dehydratase family protein; the protein is MDGAELTGKKVLITGASGFTGRHAVEFFQSAGAVVGAVVRRENVYAFPEDTYVHVCDLNDKTQVRQLIDEVQPDYVLHLAGKNSVPDSWSDPLLVLETNVMAVLYLLDALRSCPAARTVIVGSRLKYTPEPGKIPQPPHPYSLSKALEEMVTLSWMSLFGQQIMVAEPGNLIGAGPSTGICSLLARHIVACEQEGKTEAFRLSGRENTRDFLDVRDAVRAYATLLVHGTTGTVYPVVSGTERSLGEIADTLLSMTSANVPVRWDGATSGPDGAGEEEQLSLLRKLGWQPLIPFAQSLQDILSDVRIQQGRGTD
- a CDS encoding dTDP-4-dehydrorhamnose reductase family protein — encoded protein: MKLLILGGNGMAGHVMVDYFRRQGVHSVFYTTRDASDPNGLLLDVNDSFMVDRLVEAVHPDVIVNAVGVLNSFADVDKINAYHINGFLPHRLRRVADTIGARLIHISTDCVFSGDRGGYTESDVTDGTSAYAVTKALGEIQDPGHLTIRTSIIGPEIRKGGIGLMNWFMSSTGEVGGYTRVLWNGVTTLELAKWVDHYLASPVSGLIHLAHPHPLSKHDLLVLFQQIWNKQDVVIVPDDRMVQDRTLVSTRVDVKTDLPDYSTMLKELALWMEQS
- a CDS encoding polysaccharide biosynthesis protein; the encoded protein is MFENKRILVTGGTGSWGYELVAQLLPQQPKEIIVYSRNESSQVAMSRDFEDPRLHFRIGDIRDKEALTAACQQVDYVFHLAALKHVPVCEDQPYEALKTNVIGTQNVIEAAIENKVEKVIYISTDKAANPSNFYGMTKAIGEKLIVYANLLHSNTRFVTVRGGNVLGTNGSVVHLFKNQIRQKGQVSITDMNMTRFFLTLKDAITLLFKASVESVGGEIFVMTMPTCKIVDLAEVLIEDSGVENVGIVERGTRPGEKIHEILMSEFESMTTVVYDEQYLVILPTLGIPGLKEHYTNCPPVSFSSFSSEHQLMTKEEIREILKRGGFLS
- the wecB gene encoding non-hydrolyzing UDP-N-acetylglucosamine 2-epimerase; its protein translation is MKIMTVLGTRPEIIRLSLIISKLDQYASKHILVHTGQNFTESLSGLFFKEMGLRAPDYVLQDEAASLGRQLSSMFTQMEDLLLQEKPDKVLLLGDTNSALCAVLAERMGIPVIHMEAGNRCFDLDVPEEKNRRVIDAISTINMPYTEQSKKHLVSEGVPSRRIVLTGNPIYEVMQHYKAQVDASKILRKLKLKSGQYFLVTAHRAENVDHPPHLMEIMKGLNHVAEAYGLQVICSIHPRTAIRIAEHLQLEMNPLVEFHEPFGFFDFVMLERHARLALTDSGTVQEECCIMGVPTVTMRRTTERPETVDCGSNVVSGLDAARIADCVKVMTELSNDWECPQGYKATDVSSKVVKFLLGGKMHV